One Paraburkholderia kururiensis DNA window includes the following coding sequences:
- a CDS encoding Rha family transcriptional regulator: MAKKEKAETREGSAKIKSQIQCADTSVPRQSAALVRVRGADLITDSLTIAQEFGRRHDNVMRSLSILITNGTLGPLDSKETSYIDHWNRSQPCIELTERGALIAMPFIGGARSRQGQVRLVDAFLRLRDQVALAQPAQSVPQTLAGALRFAAELADRCARLESATQRQTQYAAALDRLAAASGSMNLTAAAKSLKVKPTYLFNWLSREQWIYRRGGGRWAAYQVAIMRGVLEHRTTTIQRGDGADKAVAQVLVTSKGLAELARKLPTSTAQGARQ; the protein is encoded by the coding sequence GCCGAAACCCGCGAAGGCTCGGCCAAAATCAAATCGCAAATCCAGTGTGCCGATACCAGCGTGCCGCGTCAATCGGCGGCACTGGTCCGTGTGCGCGGCGCCGATCTCATCACCGATTCGCTCACGATCGCACAAGAATTCGGGCGCCGTCACGATAACGTGATGCGCTCGCTGTCGATACTGATCACAAACGGCACTCTCGGTCCCCTCGACTCCAAGGAGACCTCCTATATCGATCACTGGAACCGTTCGCAGCCATGCATCGAGCTGACGGAGCGCGGTGCACTGATCGCCATGCCGTTTATCGGGGGAGCCCGCTCCCGCCAAGGTCAGGTGCGCCTGGTCGACGCATTCCTTCGGCTTCGCGATCAGGTCGCGCTGGCACAGCCGGCGCAGAGCGTTCCGCAGACCCTCGCAGGTGCGTTGCGGTTCGCCGCTGAACTCGCGGATCGCTGCGCGCGTCTCGAGAGCGCTACGCAGCGGCAAACTCAATACGCCGCAGCGCTGGATCGGCTGGCGGCCGCATCGGGTTCGATGAACCTCACCGCTGCTGCGAAGAGCCTGAAGGTCAAGCCAACGTATCTTTTCAACTGGCTGTCGCGTGAACAATGGATCTATCGGCGAGGCGGCGGCCGTTGGGCCGCGTACCAGGTCGCCATCATGCGCGGCGTGCTCGAACACCGGACCACGACGATTCAGCGCGGCGACGGCGCCGACAAGGCGGTTGCTCAGGTTCTGGTCACGTCCAAAGGGCTCGCTGAACTCGCGAGGAAGTTGCCGACGAGCACGGCCCAAGGGGCTAGACAATGA